In Oryzias melastigma strain HK-1 linkage group LG16, ASM292280v2, whole genome shotgun sequence, a single genomic region encodes these proteins:
- the has2 gene encoding hyaluronan synthase 2 yields the protein MKCQRVLTYLRICGTTMFGVSLLVGISTAYIMGYQFFTTAQNHLSFGLYGAILVVHLIIQSLFALLEHRRMRRSLETPIKLNKSLALCIAAYQEDPNYLRKCLVSVKRLTYPGIKVIMVIDGNSEEDLYMMEIFKEVMGWDRSVTYVWRSNYHHRGPEETDESYAESLQQVSRVVLNNKCVCIMQKWGGKREVMYTAFKALGRTVDYVQVCDSDTMLDPASSVEMVKVLEEDPMVGGVGGDVQILNKYESWISFLSSVRYWMAFNIERACQSYFGCVQCISGPLGMYRNSLLHEFLEDWYNQTFMGSHCSFGDDRHLTNRVLSLGYATKYTARSKCLTETPITYLRWLNQQTRWSKSYFREWLYNSMWFHKHHLWMTYEAVITGFFPFFLIATAIQLFYQGRLWNILLFLLIVQAVALIKSSFASCLRGNIVMVFMSFYSVLYMSSLLPAKMFAIATINKSGWGTSGRKTIVVNFIGLIPISVWFTILFIGIIYTVIQQTRKPFPESEKIVLIIGAVVYASYWVMLLTLYTTLINKCGKRKKETHFDMVLDV from the exons ATGAAGTGTCAAAGAGTCCTAACTTACTTAAGGATATGTGGGACCACTATGTTTGGTGTGTCTCTCCTCGTGGGCATCTCCACTGCCTACATCATGGGCTACCAGTTCTTCACTACCGCCCAGAATCACCTATCCTTTGGCTTGTATGGAGCCATACTGGTTGTCCACCTAATTATTCAAAGCCTTTTTGCACTTCTAGAACACAGAAGGATGCGGCGATCCTTAGAGACACCAATCAAGCTGAATAAATCTTTGGCACTGTGCATAGCAGCTTATCAGGAAGACCCAAACTACCTAAGAAAATGCCTGGTGTCAGTGAAGAGGCTGACGTATCCTGGGATAAAAGTGATCATGGTGATTGATGGAAACTCTGAAGAGGACTTGTACATGATGGAGATTTTTAAAGAGGTTATGGGATGGGACAGATCGGTCACGTACGTGTGGAGAAGTAATTATCATCACAGAGGCCCGGAGGAGACAGATGAGAGCTACGCTGAGAGCCTCCAGCAGGTCTCCAGAGTTGTGCTTAAcaacaagtgtgtgtgcatCATGCAGAAGTGGGGAGGGAAGAGAGAAGTCATGTACACAGCCTTCAAAGCACTGGGAAGGACCGTGGACTATGTtcag GTGTGTGACTCTGACACCATGCTGGACCCAGCATCATCAGTGGAGATGGTGAAGGTTTTGGAGGAAGACCCTATGGTAGGAGGTGTCGGAGGAGATGTACAG ATCCTAAATAAATATGAGTCGTGGATCTCCTTCTTGAGCAGCGTTCGATACTGGATGGCCTTCAACATCGAACGGGCTTGCCAATCCTACTTTGGTTGCGTTCAGTGCATCAGCGGGCCTTTGGGAATGTACCGGAACTCCCTCCTGCACGAGTTTCTTGAAGACTGGTACAATCAGACATTTATGGGATCCCACTGCAGTTTCGGGGATGACCGTCATCTCACAAACAGGGTCCTCAGCCTTGGTTATGCAACCAAATACACTGCAAGGTCCAAGTGCCTCACAGAAACTCCAATTACATACTTGCGCTGGCTAAATCAGCAGACTCGATGGAGTAAGTCGTACTTCAGAGAATGGCTTTATAACTCCATGTGGTTCCACAAGCATCATTTATGGATGACTTATGAAGCTGTGATCACTGGCTTCTTCCCATTTTTTCTCATTGCCACTGCAATTCAACTCTTCTACCAAGGAAGGCTCTGGAATATCTTGTTGTTTCTACTTATTGTTCAAGCAGTGGCACTGATCAAGTCCTCTTTTGCAAGCTGCCTTAGAGGCAACATCGTCATGGTGTTCATGTCCTTCTATTCCGTACTGTACATGTCCAGCCTGTTGCCGGCAAAAATGTTTGCCATAGCAACTATCAACAAGTCCGGCTGGGGGACCTCCGGAAGGAAAACTATTGTGGTGAACTTTATTGGTCTCATTCCAATATCTGTCTGGTTCACAATCCTCTTCATTGGGATTATATACACAGTAATCCAGCAGACAAGAAAACCCTTCCCTGAATCAGAGAAGATTGTTCTGATCATCGGGGCGGTGGTCTATGCCAGTTACTGGGTCATGCTGTTGACGCTGTATACCACGCTCATAAACAAATGTGGGAAGAGGAAGAAGGAGACACATTTTGATATGGTGCTGGATGTTTGA